Genomic window (Granulicella arctica):
GCCGCCCGCAGGGGCAATCGTGGTACGGACGGGAGGGATACTGCCCCAGCGACCACCGTAGACGGTATTCATCTTGGCCCAGTCATTGATGTCGTTCAGATACACGTTCACTTTGAGAACCTTCTCCATCGAAGAGCCAGCTCCGACGAGTGTCTTTTCTAATTCATCGAGAACATGCTTGGTATGCTCTTCTACCGTGCCTTTGAAATGCGCTCCCACTCCAGCGAGAAACAGCAGATTGCCAAACGAAACAGCGCTTGAAAACAAAGGTGCAGCGCCGGGTGCTACATCCGCGTTTGTCTTTACGGGGTACGACTTCTTCTCAAGTTTTCCGGAGGTTTGTGCTTCTGCTGCTGTGCCCAGCATCATCCCGCCCGTCGCGACTGCGGCGGCCTTGGCTGCATTCTTGAGTAGCCCTCTTCGTGATTGCTTTTCCATGACTAACTTCCTTTCGGCTTTCGAATCTTCGATAGAACGATGAAGTACTCAGGCCTTGGCTCTCGAGAGAGCGGCGTGGAGGTGACGACCGACGATCTCGGCTTCACCGGGCTGCAGCATCCACGTGCCTACGACGATAGTGTTCTGGTTGGAATGAGTGCCGAGACGGCCAGTCGATCCCGTTGCGGGATTGAGTTCAATCTGCGGACGTTGCGTGCGGAGAAGCTCCTGCACAGCCTGTGGCGTGATGCCAACTACAAGCGGATCATACGTAAGAATGAGGTGGGGAACACGGTTGGCGATCTCGGGCATAAAGATATCCGTTTGCATCGTTGGGATGTCTTTGACGAATTTGGCGATGATGTCCGCACGGCGCATGTACTCGGCCTGATTAGCCTCGTCGCTCTGCTCAAGCAGCCAATCGACGGCGGCGACCATGCCAACGATCTGCTCTTTCGCAACCTTCATACCACGACCAACTGCATCGGAGTTGGGGTTGTTGTTGGTGACAGCAAGATCTGTAAGGTGTTTCTTGCCGAGCAGGAGACCAGCGTTTTGTGGGCCGCGGATGCCTTTCCCACCTGAAAAGCAGACGAGATCGTAACCCATGCCGGTGTACTTCCAGAGGTTCTCAATCGGGGGCATATCAGCAGCGGCATCCATGTGGCAGGGGACATTATGCTGGTGAGCGACATCGAGCCACGTTTGACGATCGATCTCGCCATGCTCCGCAGAGTTGAAGAAATTTGTCATGATCGTCTTCGATGTGAATGCGCTTCTATAGTCATCGATTGTAACGACCTCTACGATCTTCACGCCACAAAGCAACATGGCGTGATCATACTCATATCGGTGAGCCTTCTGGACGATGACTTCGTTCTTTATCGTGCCTACATTCTCTGGGATTTGCTCCGGCGTGACTCCGTTTGCGGACATAATACAAGCTGCAGTGGCGAGGGTCAGCGCGGCGGATGCGCCTGATGTGACGACAGCTCCCTCGCAGCGGAGACGTTTTGCGAGGTACTCGCCAGAGGCCCGTTGTAAGTCCTTGAGAAAAACGGGATGAAGCGCGGCATGTGCCACAGCACGCTGCACCTGCGGAGGCATGACGGCGGCTGTGAGATAGGTGTACGTTCCAGCAGCATTAATGATGGTTTCGATACCAAGCTTTGCGTAGTAGTCATCCGCTGACGGAACTGTCTTCGGCCCCGCGGAAGCAAAGCTTTCAGCAGCCACAAGAGGAGAGATGGCGATCGATGCGAGCGCTACTTGTGATCCTGTAAGGAACTTGCGTCGAGACAGCTTGCTTGAATCAGTTCCAGAGACCATGACTAACCTCGTGCTGTAGATTCGCGAAGCAATAAGAAGATCATTCGCTAGATTCTGCCAAATTGCTTGACCGCTTCAGTAATCGAATGGAATTTCTCGATGAAGGGGTACATCGAATGTTCGCTGTTGTCGAGTTTCTGCGCCAGAAGGAGGACATCCGCTGCGTGTTCTCGAGGAACAACGACAACACCATCTTGATCGGCAACAATAATGTCGTTTGCTGAAACAGCAACGCCATCGCACTGGATCGGAATGTTCACGCCGCCGAAGCGGTAGTGCCCTACTGATGTGGAGGGCACTGGGCCCGTCGCATAGACAGGAAAGCCGATTCGTTTGAGCTGCGGGAGATCGCGTACTCCGCCATCGATGACTGCACCTGCGAAGCCGCGCGAGAACATCGCCGTCCCCATCAGGCCCCCCATCCCGGCGATGTCGGCGCCATCCTCCACCTGCATCACATAGACCGACCCTGCACCGCCCGAGTCGATAGCCTTGAGCATGCCGGTGAGGGCATCAGGATCGTGGTTTTCCTGCTTGATAAGCTTCACCGTCAGCGCCGTCCCGGCAAACTTGGTAGGAAAGATAGACTGCATGCGATGTGACATGTAGTGCTTCTGATGAAATAGCTGCTCGAGAGCATCGGAGACAGACGCAGCCTCAACATGACGATACGCCTCAAGCATGGCAGCTGGGTCCGCGTTGTAGTCGGCGGCCGTCTTCTGCGCGTCAGCGTGCAGGATGCGGGGCAATGCGAGCGAAGCCGCACCGAGCAGCACTGCGGTGATAAAGACTAGAACTCGTCGGTTTGATGGTCGATAGGTAACGTTCACATGGGCCTTCCGTGCCTGGAGTCATCAAGATGCTACGTGCGGATAAGATACCCCATGCTGAGTGCCGATGCGGTGTCGAAAGAAAGAAACCCTGATGGAACAACCTGTCCATCAGGGGAACAGCAGGTCTGACTAGAAGATAAACTTTCCAGCAAGTTGAATTGCGCGGGATCCGCTAAGTTCGCCAGGAATCGTCTGCACAGTAGTGACAGTTCCAAAATTTGCAGGGCTCAGTGCGGTGCCGCTTTGTGATGCTGCGCTGAGCGTTGCGTTCGGATTGCCTGCGCTCGGATGATTGAAGACGTTCTGGGCCTCCGCACGGAACTGAATCTTCATCTGCTCACGGATTGCAAAGTTTTTGAAGAGCGAAAGGTTGTCATACGAAAAACCAGGTCCATGAAGAGTGTTTCGCGAAGAGTTTCCGTATGCATAGTTATAGGCGACGGTAGCACCGGCAGCGTTCAAAGTCTGAGGAGCGACCGGGAGCGTGTACGCGCTGATATCGATGCAAGAACCGACGTTGCCGTTGATGTAGGTCTTCACGCTGCAATGGGAGCTCGGTGTATGAACGAAGTTCGGACGCTCGGTGCCTTGATCGAGGCCAGCGCTGTTATAGCCCAAAGAGACGTTGAAGGGCATGCCGCTCTGGAGGTTGACGATATCGTTGAGTTGCCATCCCCCAAGTGCCTCGCGAACGGCAAACGTAGAGTTTGCAAACTTCGGCAATTCGTAGGTGACAACGCCAACAAAGCGATTCCGAATGTCCCAGTTCGCGTTGCCATAGTCAGCACGGATGTTGTAGGGCTGCGACAAAACGCCGCCGCCGTTCGAGTCCGAGCCAATATCAAGGTCATGCGACCAGGTATAGCTTGCCTGACCGGAAATCCCGTGAAAGAGCCGCTGGCGGAAGATCGTCGTCAGCCCATTGTAGTGAGCATACGCAATATTATCGAGGTCGCGAATGGAACCGAAGAGCTGATTCGGACGGAGCGAATTGAGAGTCGGTTTAGCTGCATACGATGCAACCGTGTTTGCTGAGGGATTGGCGGGAAGATTGGTGTAATTACTGATGTCGAGGTGCAGGGAATGAGAACCCAAATATTGGAGTTCAAACGCTGCACCCTTCCACAATTCTTGTCCAACGCTGACGTTCCATTGATAGCTGCGCTGCGTCTTGTTAGCTGGATCGTATTGAACCGCGCTCTGATAGGTGCCGGGCGTTCCAGCGACCGGAGAAGCACTTCCAGCACCCGGTGTTGGATTGGACAGTGACAGCAGATTGGCCGAAG
Coding sequences:
- a CDS encoding RidA family protein, giving the protein MEKQSRRGLLKNAAKAAAVATGGMMLGTAAEAQTSGKLEKKSYPVKTNADVAPGAAPLFSSAVSFGNLLFLAGVGAHFKGTVEEHTKHVLDELEKTLVGAGSSMEKVLKVNVYLNDINDWAKMNTVYGGRWGSIPPVRTTIAPAGGIPGNSLVEIDLIAYI
- a CDS encoding RraA family protein, whose translation is MNVTYRPSNRRVLVFITAVLLGAASLALPRILHADAQKTAADYNADPAAMLEAYRHVEAASVSDALEQLFHQKHYMSHRMQSIFPTKFAGTALTVKLIKQENHDPDALTGMLKAIDSGGAGSVYVMQVEDGADIAGMGGLMGTAMFSRGFAGAVIDGGVRDLPQLKRIGFPVYATGPVPSTSVGHYRFGGVNIPIQCDGVAVSANDIIVADQDGVVVVPREHAADVLLLAQKLDNSEHSMYPFIEKFHSITEAVKQFGRI
- a CDS encoding selenocysteine synthase, whose amino-acid sequence is MVSGTDSSKLSRRKFLTGSQVALASIAISPLVAAESFASAGPKTVPSADDYYAKLGIETIINAAGTYTYLTAAVMPPQVQRAVAHAALHPVFLKDLQRASGEYLAKRLRCEGAVVTSGASAALTLATAACIMSANGVTPEQIPENVGTIKNEVIVQKAHRYEYDHAMLLCGVKIVEVVTIDDYRSAFTSKTIMTNFFNSAEHGEIDRQTWLDVAHQHNVPCHMDAAADMPPIENLWKYTGMGYDLVCFSGGKGIRGPQNAGLLLGKKHLTDLAVTNNNPNSDAVGRGMKVAKEQIVGMVAAVDWLLEQSDEANQAEYMRRADIIAKFVKDIPTMQTDIFMPEIANRVPHLILTYDPLVVGITPQAVQELLRTQRPQIELNPATGSTGRLGTHSNQNTIVVGTWMLQPGEAEIVGRHLHAALSRAKA